In Actinoplanes lobatus, the DNA window CCGTCCTGTTGCTCGGCGTCCTCGTCTATCTGCTCTGGCGGTACGCCCGACTGCCGCTGTGGCAGGCCGCCGTCTGCGCGGCCTTCGGCTACTTCCTCGCCTCGTCGTCCATCGGCCCGGAGATCGGCAACGGGCTGCGCGCCCTGGCCCGATTCGTCGGCGGACTGGACCTCTGAACATGAGCCCACACCGACCGGAAGGAGACCAGAACCCCCACATGGCCAACGAACAGCACATCCCACGCCCCACCCTGGACCAGGAGGCCGTCCACACCCATCTGCACGCCGCCCGCCAGAGCCCTACGCCCGTCACCGTATGGACCGCCATCGGCGATATCCCGGTCCTGCTCGCCGAAGTCGACCGGCTCGCACGGCTACTCACCCGCACCCGATGGGACTTCGCCGACCTGCTCGCCGCCGCCCGCGCGACCCTCTCCGCCGACCACGACGGCGAGTCCGATCCGCTGACCTACCTGCGGAACGCGGTCGCCGAGCACCGGACCTGGCTCCCGCCCGACGACGGCGAACTCGCCGAATGAGGGCCTACGGACGCAGGCACCGACGGTGGAGCCGCCGCAACCCGCAACCGTTGCTACTCGTACCCGATGAGCCTCTGACCCTCGTCGTTCTGGCTGCCATCGGCCGGACTCTGTTCCGGTACCGCTCGGAACTCGCTCCCGTCTTCCTCGCCCTGGTCCTCATCGTCACCGGGTCGGTCCTGCACCACACCCGACCCGATGCGTGGCCGCTGGTTGCTGTCGTGACCGTGCTGGCGGGAACGGTTGTGGCGGTGCGCGGGTGGCCCTGGGGACTGACCCGCACCGCCGAGCGTGCGTACGCCGCCATAACGACCGCCTTCTCCGGCGGATGGCTCACGACCGTAACCGCGCTCGGGCCGACCCGATCGCCCCTACCGACGATCCTCTTCCTGGCCGTGATCGCGCTCGGCGTGCCGTGGTGGGCTCACCGACGACGGCGAGCCCGCGTACGGGTGGATCGGGTCATCAACGCATGGCCCAACCTCGCGGAGATGATCGGGCTGGCAGGCTCACGGATCATGTCGGCCGTCGTCGACACCTGGGGATGGCGAGCCCGCATCAAGCTGAGACCCGGTCAGAGCGTCACCGACCTGGTGGCCCGCGTACCGGCCATCGAGTCGGCCCTCGGGACACGGCCCGGTGCCGTCCGCATCGAGCAAGACCCCGCGCACGCCGGCCGGTGCACGATGCGTGTGCTGGCCATGGATCCGCACGCCGGCGCTATCCCGTGGCCCGGCCCGACCGCCCGCACCCTCGCCGACCCCATCGAACTCGGTGTCTTCGAGGACGCCACACCCGTTCAAGTGGCCATGCTCCGCCGGCATGCTCTCATCGGCGGCACCACCGACTCGGGCAAGAGCGGCGTGCTCAACGTGATCCTCGGCAACCTCGCCGCCTGCACCGACGTCGTGCTCTGGGGCATCGATCTCAAAGGCGGCATGGAACTCCGGCCCTGGGCGTCATGCCTGGCCCGGCTCGCCACCACACCCGATGAGGCAACCGATCTGCTCGCCGACGCCGTCGCCATCTTGGACGCCCGCGCTCACGCCTCCAGCCACGACAACACCCGCGTCTGGGAGCCCACACCGAAAGCACCGGCCCTGGTCATCGTGATCGACGAGTACGCCGAACTCGCCGACACCGCCCCGGACGCCGTCGGACACGCCGAATCGGTTGCCCGACGAGGCCGCGCCGTCGCCGTCGACCTGCTCGCCGCCACCCAACGACCTACCCAGAAAGCCATGGGTGGGGGAGCGCTGCGTTCGCAGATGAGCATCCGCGTCTGTCTACGTGTGCGGGAACGCCGCGACGTCGATCTCATCCTGGACAAGGGCATGCTCGCCGACGGCTGGCACGCCTACACCCTCGACGCACCCGGCAAGTTCTACGTCCTGGCCGACGGCCACAACCAACCACGCCGCGCCCGCGCCTACCTTGTCACCGACGACCTGGTGCATCAGACCGCCGCGCGCTACGCCGACCAACGGCCGGACCTCGACCCGCTGTCCCGCGCGGCCATCGACAACCAACTCAAGCCGATCGAACCGCCGCGACCGACCGCCGACGACCCGGAACAGACACTGCTGACGGCGCTTGATCAAGCGCCCGCCGACGGTCTGACCGTTCCGGAACTCATCGACCTCACCGGCATGCGACGCACCTGGATCTACGACCGACTCCAAGCCCACGCCACCGCCGGCCGAGCCCGGCAAGTCACTCGCGGACGCTGGCGAGCCTGACTCAATCGTCCGCGCGGACGTCCGTCCGCTCGCGCGCGTCTGCGCATCTTCGGGCGCGGACGGACAACGGACGGACGACCGCGCGGACACCCGGCCCCGACCCGAAAGGAGGCCCGACGGTCACCACCGACGACCAGACCACTGAAGGGAGAAATTGCAGCATACGAAGCTGCAAGACACTGATTCTCGAAGATTCGCAGCTCAAGACGTCCCTAGACGTCCCACTGTCCGATGCCGCCGCAGATGCACTGTGGCGCATCATCGACCGAGCCCGTAAGACTCGCCAACCATGAGGTTCGCGTTCTACGGACGAGTGTCGACCGAAGACCAACAAGACCCGCAGGCATCCAAAGCGTGGCAGCTATCCCGCGCCCGCAGCTTGATCGAACCGGCCGGTGGTGAAGTCGTCGCCGAGTTCTTCGACATCGGGCTGTCCCGCGCCCTGCCGTGGAAGCGGCGACCGGAAGCGACGCGCCTGCTCGAAGCGATCAAGAGCGCTGGCCGCGACTTCGAAGCCGTCGTCATCGGAGAGCCGCAGCGCGCGTTCTACGGCAGCCAGTTCGGCATGACGTTCCCGGTCTTCGTGCACTACGGCGTCGGCCTGTGGGTGCCCGAGGTCGGAGGCGCGATCGATCCGGGATCCGACGCGCACGATCTCGTGATGGCTCTCTACGGTGGCATGAGCAAAGGCGAACGCAACCGCATCAAGATCCGCGTCCACTCCGCCATGAAGGCACAGACCGAACTCGAAGGCCGCTACCTCGGCGGACGCCCGCCCTACGGCTACCGTCTCGCTGACGCCGGACCGCACCCCAACCCCGGCAAAGCCGCTGAGGGTAAGCGTCTGCACCAACTCGACCCCGACCCGGTCACCGCACCGATCGTGAAGCGGATCTTCGCCGAGTACACCGCCGGACGCGGGATGACCTCGATCGCGCGCGGCCTCACCCAGGACGGCATCGCGTGTCCGTCGGCCTATGACCGGGCACGCAACCCGCATCGCAAGACCCAGGTCTGGGAGACCACCGCCGTGCGCGCCATCTTGCAGAACCCGCGTTACACCGGTCACCAGGTCTGGAACCGGGCACGCACCGACGAGGTCCTGATCGATGTCGACGACGTTGCGCTCGGCCACGAGAACCGGCACCGGTGGAACGACCCCAGCAAGTGGATCTGGTCGCGCACCGAGTCACACACGCCGCTGATCAGCACCGACCTCTACGAACAAGCCCAGCGCACCATCAAGAAGCGGGGCACCAACGGCGATGGCGGCAAGGCTCCCCGCCACACCGGCCACCCTTACCTGTTCCGGGGCCTGATCACCTGTGGCATCTGCGACCGCAAGATGGTCGGCAACCCCAACCACGGGCGGCTCTACTACCGCTGCACCGCGAGTCGTGACTTCGTCCGCCAACACCAGATCAGCCACCCGCCGGCCCTCTACCTGCGTGAGGACCAGATCACCGCACCCATCGACCGGTTCCTCCGCGAGGAACTCACCGGCACAGCATTGACCGACAACATCCGTCGCGTGGCCGAAGCGCAGTACCGCGCCGCGCTCGCCGCCCACGACACCGCCGGCGAGATCCAGCAACTACGGCAGGCCATCGCCGACGCGGATGCCAAGATCAGCCGCTACCGGGCGACTCTCGATGCCGGCGGCGACCCGGCACTGATCGCGAACTGGATCAGCGAGACCACGACGATCAAGAAAGCCGCGCAGGCCCGACTCGGCCTCACCGAGGCGCCGCCTCAACGGATGAGCACCGACCAGATCGACGCCATCGCTGAAGCGTTCGATGACCTGTTCCGGCTACTGCGCGACGCCGACCCACGCGACAAGGCCGAGCTGTACAGCCGCATCGGCCTGCGGATGATCTACCGACCTGGCCTAGAAACACTGATCGCCGAGGTTTCCACCCCGGCGAGTTCTCGTGTCTTTGATTGGTGTCCGAGGGGGGACTTGAACCCCCACGCCCGTTAAGGGCACTAGCACCTCAAGCTAGCGCGTCTGCCATTCCGCCACCCGGACTTGCTCTTGCTCTGTACAGCTTACCGGGGCCGTCGCCGTGGCTTTCACCTGGGTTTCGGCTGCCCAGCGGGCCGCACAGGTCAGAACTATATACGGCTCCCGGGCGGGGTCGA includes these proteins:
- a CDS encoding recombinase family protein codes for the protein MRFAFYGRVSTEDQQDPQASKAWQLSRARSLIEPAGGEVVAEFFDIGLSRALPWKRRPEATRLLEAIKSAGRDFEAVVIGEPQRAFYGSQFGMTFPVFVHYGVGLWVPEVGGAIDPGSDAHDLVMALYGGMSKGERNRIKIRVHSAMKAQTELEGRYLGGRPPYGYRLADAGPHPNPGKAAEGKRLHQLDPDPVTAPIVKRIFAEYTAGRGMTSIARGLTQDGIACPSAYDRARNPHRKTQVWETTAVRAILQNPRYTGHQVWNRARTDEVLIDVDDVALGHENRHRWNDPSKWIWSRTESHTPLISTDLYEQAQRTIKKRGTNGDGGKAPRHTGHPYLFRGLITCGICDRKMVGNPNHGRLYYRCTASRDFVRQHQISHPPALYLREDQITAPIDRFLREELTGTALTDNIRRVAEAQYRAALAAHDTAGEIQQLRQAIADADAKISRYRATLDAGGDPALIANWISETTTIKKAAQARLGLTEAPPQRMSTDQIDAIAEAFDDLFRLLRDADPRDKAELYSRIGLRMIYRPGLETLIAEVSTPASSRVFDWCPRGDLNPHAR
- a CDS encoding FtsK/SpoIIIE domain-containing protein, producing MRAYGRRHRRWSRRNPQPLLLVPDEPLTLVVLAAIGRTLFRYRSELAPVFLALVLIVTGSVLHHTRPDAWPLVAVVTVLAGTVVAVRGWPWGLTRTAERAYAAITTAFSGGWLTTVTALGPTRSPLPTILFLAVIALGVPWWAHRRRRARVRVDRVINAWPNLAEMIGLAGSRIMSAVVDTWGWRARIKLRPGQSVTDLVARVPAIESALGTRPGAVRIEQDPAHAGRCTMRVLAMDPHAGAIPWPGPTARTLADPIELGVFEDATPVQVAMLRRHALIGGTTDSGKSGVLNVILGNLAACTDVVLWGIDLKGGMELRPWASCLARLATTPDEATDLLADAVAILDARAHASSHDNTRVWEPTPKAPALVIVIDEYAELADTAPDAVGHAESVARRGRAVAVDLLAATQRPTQKAMGGGALRSQMSIRVCLRVRERRDVDLILDKGMLADGWHAYTLDAPGKFYVLADGHNQPRRARAYLVTDDLVHQTAARYADQRPDLDPLSRAAIDNQLKPIEPPRPTADDPEQTLLTALDQAPADGLTVPELIDLTGMRRTWIYDRLQAHATAGRARQVTRGRWRA